From Oscillatoria salina IIICB1, one genomic window encodes:
- a CDS encoding alkaline phosphatase D family protein, translated as MALPNGIASGDTTQNSTILWTRSDRLGEVSFEYSTDPNFATIIGTAIANVTDTDVPVKVELTNLNPGTQYYYRVTDADNITLIGEFDTAAEIGNNAGLRFGVSGDWQGELSPYVSILNVRDRNLDFFVQMGDTIEADSESPILPGVTQAQTLAEFRTKHEEIYSERYGLNPWVDLRASTTVYGTWDDHDLTNDFAGGSTPQLSPQKQDIFRNDAGANADFVNDTQVFDDALEAFQDYKPLRDEFYGETGDPRTANEQKLYRYNTFGSDAASYVLDVRSFRDQPLPFLPETASEEEIEAYLQAAFEPGRTLLGEAQKEQFKNDLLAAEESGITWKFVMSTVPMQNFGIPTAGERWEGFAAERTEILSFIEENDINNVVFITGDFHGHVVNNVTYQEEFGGEQIETGVFDVMIGPVGIQLTVPFLEPPFNETFAAPFGVATVGFTPASLLAEQGKSREEYLALTDRDAQNQYVREILDYRTETLFGYDPIGLENSPIDAELLQGSYIQAHNYGWTEFEIDPQTQALTVTTYGVEPYSQAELEANPETITSREPELLNQFQVFATEETETVFGSPEADELDAAIDDNFDGNLDLVFTGGGEDLVDASQNGTGRSRIYSGSDRDELIAGRRDRLFGGEGNDILDASVGEGGNRLYGGVGDDELVVKVSDRAFAGEGDDTLEASLSEGNNRLYGGDGDDSFFLGTDDILAGGAGADKFFVQTGGGNTITGGEDADRFWIATSGTLLDLSEDPNTITDFEVGTDVIGFGGVFDNLSGFDDLTFSENNGNTTVSFGNINLAILEDVTANELSAANFVFDPGLIV; from the coding sequence ATGGCACTACCTAACGGCATTGCCTCCGGCGATACAACGCAGAATTCCACTATTCTCTGGACTCGTAGCGATCGCCTCGGCGAAGTTTCCTTTGAATATTCTACCGACCCCAACTTCGCTACCATCATTGGCACAGCAATAGCAAATGTCACCGATACCGACGTTCCTGTCAAGGTAGAACTAACAAATCTTAACCCTGGAACCCAATATTACTACCGCGTTACCGACGCAGACAACATTACCCTCATCGGTGAATTCGATACCGCCGCCGAAATCGGCAACAACGCAGGTTTACGCTTCGGCGTATCGGGAGACTGGCAAGGCGAACTTAGCCCCTACGTCTCAATTCTCAACGTTCGCGATCGCAATTTGGACTTTTTCGTACAAATGGGCGATACCATCGAAGCAGACAGCGAATCTCCCATCTTACCCGGAGTCACCCAAGCCCAAACCTTAGCTGAATTTCGCACCAAACACGAAGAAATCTACTCAGAACGCTATGGCTTAAATCCTTGGGTAGATTTACGCGCCTCTACTACAGTTTACGGCACTTGGGACGACCACGACCTCACCAACGATTTTGCCGGGGGTTCAACTCCGCAACTATCACCCCAGAAACAAGACATTTTCCGGAATGACGCAGGTGCAAATGCCGATTTTGTCAACGATACCCAAGTATTTGACGACGCTTTAGAAGCATTTCAAGACTACAAACCTTTACGAGATGAATTTTACGGCGAAACAGGCGATCCGCGCACAGCAAACGAACAAAAACTTTATCGTTACAACACCTTTGGTAGCGACGCAGCGAGTTATGTTTTAGACGTTCGTTCGTTCCGCGACCAACCCTTACCATTTTTACCAGAAACAGCTTCCGAAGAAGAAATAGAAGCTTATTTACAAGCAGCCTTTGAACCAGGAAGAACCCTTCTCGGAGAAGCCCAAAAAGAACAGTTTAAAAACGACCTTTTAGCTGCCGAAGAATCTGGGATTACCTGGAAATTTGTTATGTCTACTGTCCCGATGCAAAACTTCGGAATTCCCACAGCCGGAGAACGTTGGGAAGGTTTTGCGGCGGAACGAACCGAAATCCTGAGTTTTATCGAAGAAAATGACATTAATAACGTAGTTTTTATTACAGGGGATTTTCACGGTCATGTGGTTAATAATGTCACCTATCAAGAAGAATTTGGCGGCGAACAAATCGAAACTGGCGTATTTGATGTAATGATTGGACCAGTTGGCATACAGCTAACAGTTCCTTTCCTCGAACCGCCGTTTAATGAAACATTTGCGGCACCTTTTGGCGTGGCTACGGTAGGATTTACTCCCGCTTCTTTACTAGCAGAACAAGGTAAATCTAGAGAAGAATATTTAGCTTTAACCGATCGCGATGCACAAAATCAATATGTACGGGAAATCTTAGATTATCGTACCGAAACTTTATTCGGTTACGACCCAATTGGGTTGGAAAATTCACCCATTGATGCGGAGTTATTGCAAGGTTCTTATATCCAAGCACATAATTATGGTTGGACTGAGTTTGAAATTGACCCGCAAACCCAAGCTTTAACTGTAACAACTTACGGAGTTGAACCTTATTCCCAAGCAGAATTAGAAGCAAATCCAGAGACGATTACTTCTCGCGAACCAGAATTATTAAATCAGTTTCAAGTGTTTGCGACTGAGGAAACAGAAACAGTTTTTGGGAGTCCGGAAGCTGATGAATTAGATGCGGCAATTGATGACAATTTTGATGGTAATTTAGACTTAGTTTTTACTGGTGGTGGTGAAGATTTAGTCGATGCGTCGCAAAATGGTACGGGTAGGAGTCGGATTTATAGCGGTAGCGATCGCGATGAGTTAATTGCCGGAAGGCGCGATCGCCTTTTTGGTGGTGAGGGTAACGATATTCTTGATGCTTCTGTGGGTGAAGGGGGAAATCGTCTTTATGGTGGTGTCGGAGATGATGAGTTAGTTGTTAAAGTTAGCGATCGCGCTTTTGCTGGTGAAGGTGACGACACTCTCGAAGCTTCCCTTTCTGAAGGAAATAATCGACTTTACGGTGGTGATGGCGATGACAGCTTTTTCCTCGGTACCGATGATATTTTAGCAGGTGGCGCAGGCGCAGATAAATTCTTCGTCCAAACAGGTGGCGGTAACACTATTACTGGTGGGGAAGACGCAGATCGATTTTGGATCGCTACAAGCGGAACTTTACTCGATCTTAGCGAAGATCCCAACACTATTACTGACTTTGAAGTGGGAACTGATGTCATTGGTTTTGGCGGTGTCTTTGACAATCTTAGTGGTTTCGATGACTTGACTTTTAGCGAAAATAATGGTAATACAACCGTGAGTTTTGGCAACATCAACCTAGCCATTTTAGAGGATGTAACTGCCAACGAACTCAGTGCCGCTAATTTCGTTTTCGACCCAGGTTTAATTGTTTAA
- a CDS encoding alkaline phosphatase PhoX, with protein sequence MVISGKTSAEQYVVNINDIDPVTGKNPQYDYIPLLTVGDEIPLLEGELGNFTTSATENYAIAGIPDGLGHTQINGLNYVWMNHEISSGVYSSITSDITVNDANGNGRIDAGETEGEVINGARVSLFVFDENWDIVGGKNLIEDVDVDGVIYSLNTDTGNYEDSNGNVLEMTGHENFSRFCSGYLATQGFVDENGTSIPLYFAPEETDDGLGIAVYPDGNASPILGLGVYSKEQVYAASEYRATNSDTTVILSTEDFSNGEIYMYVGEQTAADPNGLNDTTDSLFVLQVVAPDTGEAFPLSDMPENEELIARWVPIPDAITLNPDPEILSDYVDNEAAYNSDFDGDGTIDGPGDINNDGVVNALDVVSTNFRRPEDLHEDPNNPGTFYWVSTGTEEIADPSDPFRETEDISLTDDPFGKLFRFTLNPEDPTGDGTFEFLLEGGPDTGVSYDNIVVDNNGNVVIQEDRTAFGANVLFGEPPVGREGEERNARILSYNIAFNEGKLDDEITFIGELNQIDPAVATDYGDWESSGIIEIDSDALPGRSSYLLDVQAHSIRDAIAENGNIVGRGDDGDSVEDVYYDGAFVQGGQLLLAVPTEESETVFGSTEDDRVDVAAGDADGTKELIFTGLGEDLVDTSQVPFSGQGRNRVYAGSDRDELFAGRRDRLFGGEGNDILDASVGSGGNRLYAGAGDDELYAGTGDRLFGGEGDDTLDASLGGGDNRLYGEEGDDTFILGTGDVLVGGDGADKFFVSEGGDNQITGGEGADQFWIATSGTFADAENEITDFEAGLDVIGIGGTFAGLDSFDDFDLSEADGNTTVSFGDRDLATFLGIGENELSAANFVFDPSVTV encoded by the coding sequence ATGGTAATTAGCGGCAAAACTTCAGCAGAACAATACGTTGTCAACATCAACGATATCGATCCAGTAACAGGTAAAAATCCCCAATACGATTACATACCTTTACTAACAGTAGGAGACGAAATACCCTTACTAGAAGGAGAACTTGGTAACTTCACCACCAGCGCCACAGAAAATTATGCGATCGCCGGAATTCCAGACGGTTTAGGACATACCCAAATCAACGGACTTAACTACGTCTGGATGAACCATGAAATCTCCTCTGGCGTATACTCTAGTATCACCAGCGATATTACCGTTAATGATGCCAACGGAAATGGCAGAATTGACGCAGGAGAAACCGAAGGTGAAGTCATCAACGGTGCGCGGGTTTCCTTATTTGTTTTCGACGAAAACTGGGACATTGTTGGCGGGAAAAACCTCATCGAAGACGTTGATGTAGACGGAGTTATTTATTCCTTAAATACCGACACTGGTAACTACGAAGATAGCAACGGCAACGTTTTAGAAATGACAGGACACGAGAACTTCTCTCGTTTCTGTTCCGGTTATTTAGCCACCCAAGGTTTTGTAGACGAAAACGGCACTTCTATTCCTCTTTATTTCGCACCAGAAGAAACAGACGACGGTCTAGGAATTGCCGTTTATCCGGATGGAAATGCCAGCCCAATTCTCGGACTTGGAGTATATTCTAAAGAGCAAGTATATGCGGCTTCTGAGTATCGCGCCACCAATTCCGATACTACCGTAATTCTTTCCACGGAAGATTTCAGCAACGGCGAAATCTATATGTATGTCGGCGAACAAACCGCAGCAGATCCTAATGGTTTGAACGACACAACCGACAGTTTGTTTGTACTGCAAGTGGTAGCTCCCGACACTGGGGAAGCTTTCCCTTTGTCGGATATGCCAGAAAACGAAGAATTAATTGCTCGTTGGGTTCCCATTCCCGATGCAATTACCCTCAATCCCGACCCAGAAATTCTCAGCGATTATGTCGATAACGAAGCCGCATATAATAGCGATTTTGATGGAGACGGAACGATCGATGGTCCGGGAGACATCAACAACGATGGAGTCGTCAACGCTTTAGATGTAGTTTCCACTAATTTCCGCCGTCCCGAAGATTTACACGAAGACCCCAATAATCCAGGAACATTTTACTGGGTTAGCACGGGAACCGAGGAAATTGCCGATCCGAGCGATCCTTTTAGGGAAACAGAAGATATCTCGCTAACTGACGATCCTTTTGGTAAATTATTCCGTTTCACGCTTAATCCAGAAGATCCTACTGGTGATGGAACCTTTGAGTTCTTATTAGAAGGCGGACCCGATACTGGAGTCAGCTACGATAACATAGTCGTCGATAACAACGGGAACGTAGTTATTCAGGAAGATCGGACAGCTTTTGGTGCAAATGTCTTATTTGGAGAACCGCCAGTCGGTCGTGAAGGAGAAGAACGCAATGCTCGGATTCTCTCCTACAATATTGCTTTCAATGAAGGTAAACTAGACGACGAAATCACCTTTATTGGCGAACTCAATCAGATCGATCCGGCAGTTGCGACAGATTATGGTGATTGGGAGTCTTCGGGAATTATCGAAATTGACTCTGATGCTTTACCAGGTCGCAGTTCTTACCTCCTTGACGTGCAAGCGCATAGTATTCGGGACGCGATCGCAGAAAATGGTAATATTGTCGGTCGTGGAGACGATGGCGACAGTGTAGAAGATGTTTACTATGATGGCGCTTTCGTTCAAGGCGGTCAGTTGCTTTTAGCTGTACCCACAGAAGAGAGTGAAACAGTTTTCGGTAGTACCGAAGACGATCGAGTAGACGTGGCTGCGGGCGATGCTGATGGTACCAAAGAGTTAATCTTCACAGGTTTGGGTGAAGATCTTGTCGATACTTCTCAAGTTCCTTTTAGCGGTCAAGGTCGTAACCGAGTGTATGCTGGTAGCGATCGCGATGAGTTATTTGCCGGAAGACGCGATCGCCTTTTTGGTGGTGAGGGTAACGATATCCTTGATGCTTCTGTTGGTAGTGGGGGAAACCGTCTCTACGCAGGCGCTGGCGATGACGAACTTTATGCTGGAACAGGAGATCGTCTCTTTGGTGGCGAAGGTGATGACACTCTCGATGCTTCTCTTGGTGGCGGCGATAATCGTCTCTACGGTGAGGAAGGCGACGATACTTTCATCCTCGGAACCGGAGATGTTTTAGTTGGTGGTGACGGCGCTGACAAGTTCTTTGTTAGCGAAGGCGGAGATAATCAAATTACAGGTGGCGAAGGTGCTGACCAATTCTGGATCGCTACTAGCGGTACATTTGCCGACGCTGAAAACGAAATTACCGACTTTGAAGCAGGTTTAGATGTGATTGGTATTGGCGGTACATTCGCAGGTTTGGATAGCTTTGATGATTTTGACCTGAGCGAAGCTGATGGTAACACAACTGTGAGCTTTGGCGATCGCGACTTAGCTACCTTCCTGGGTATCGGTGAAAATGAGCTTAGTGCAGCTAATTTCGTGTTCGATCCCTCTGTGACTGTTTAA